In Oryza brachyantha chromosome 2, ObraRS2, whole genome shotgun sequence, a single window of DNA contains:
- the LOC102699282 gene encoding nudix hydrolase 8-like, which translates to MAFVVPSSHARCYLSLPHPKISDTKKVDFGIATGAAFRQPCFKLSISSSGKTLSKGTNAAISDTPLLGTIDVLDAFEDDYGGVVINPTSLPSTSNAFASSLQSSLSYWSKQGKRGVWLRIQEDQADLVPIAIKAGFVYHHAEPGYVMLTYWLPDGPPGLPSTPLHQIGVGAFVMNDKNEVLVVKEGKCPSHCSGIWKIPTGFIDKFEDLFSGAIREVREETGVESCFLDVVAFRHAHQALFDKSDILFICTLKPLSFEISIDESEIEAARWMPIDEFVSKPCHQEDEMSRAIIDICIAAHQKCYAGLGAHQVMSRLDNMVAHLYTGYTREATGCVPEI; encoded by the exons ATGGCATTTGTTGTGCCCTCATCACACGCAAGGTGCTATCTTTCTTTGCCTCATCCAAAGATTTCAGATAccaaaaaagttgattttggcaTAGCAACAG GTGCAGCGTTCAGGCAGCCTTGCTTTAAATTGTCAATATCCAGTAGTGGTAAGACATTAAGCAAGGGAACTAATGCAGCTATCTCAGATACACCATTGCTTGGGACTATCGATGTGCTAGATGCCTTTGAGGATGATTATGGTGGTGTTGTAATTAATCCTACTTCCTTACCAAGTACATCCAATGCATTTGCTTCATCACTACAGTCCTCACTATCTTATTGGAGTAAGCAG GGGAAAAGGGGGGTTTGGCTGAGGATACAAGAAGATCAGGCCGATCTAGTTCCAATTGCAATAAAG GCGGGCTTTGTTTATCATCATGCAGAGCCAGGGTATGTGATGCTAACATACTGGCTTCCAGATGGACCTCCTGGTTTGCCTTCGACTCCATTGCATCAAATCGGTGTTGGAGCATTTGTCATGAATGATAAAAACGAG GTGCTTGTCGTCAAAGAAGGGAAATGTCCATCACACTGTTCAGGCATCTGGAAGATCCCTACCGGCTTTATAGATAAG TTTGAAGACTTGTTTTCTGGAGCCATAAGAGAAGTTAGAGAAGAAACTGGG GTCGAAAGTTGTTTCCTGGATGTTGTTGCTTTCAG GCATGCACATCAAGCCCTTTTTGATAAATCAGATATACTCTTTATTTGCACACTCAAGCCACTGTCGTTTGAGATATCAATTGATGAGTCAGAGATCGAAGCAGCAAGG TGGATGCCGATTGATGAGTTCGTCAGCAAACCATGCCATCAGGAGGATGAAATGTCCAGGGCCATCATTGACATATGCATTGCTGCACACCAGAAGTGCTACGCAGGACTCGGCGCGCATCAGGTGATGTCAAGGCTCGACAACATGGTGGCCCATCTCTACACCGGGTATACTAGGGAAGCAACTGGATGTGTCCCTGAGATATAA